The following proteins come from a genomic window of Bactrocera tryoni isolate S06 chromosome 1, CSIRO_BtryS06_freeze2, whole genome shotgun sequence:
- the LOC120776589 gene encoding uncharacterized protein LOC120776589, which yields MELAVFEDCRKLIALFVRLGNNSFSSFCNQWKTLQFQHIYFAQTSHIEIIQTTSAIMHCAKHDICNSDEDDINIDPLVENNTRNTTAQHFADERMRRRIGCLYLLYVTYFKQPTERYVKIECNLNTWKSIKNFIDSLPLTPDMDEPRYIFWKLLQVGAFCFTALNYCVGLEDFVDYDNLNDEDNVDFCQKNNNKGLGQQLQDYPAIQRILPALTVLEDGYNEMKEMLVNTSRSGMHKQSLPATTIFKSMEECFKNIQAIVEDGEGKESTKRNLKRKSFTNNQNEKERELVSGASESSSKKNKTVRRMSARTVFTDELPDDLLDDLQEQESIVSTEDQDLSDVEQSTEENVSDETNAHLTETQENGEQEGDVHVKSNGKEVIEQQLNELLEIELNKE from the coding sequence ATGGAATTGGCTGTTTTCGAGGACTGTCGAAAATTAATAGCGCTCTTTGTGCGTTTGGGAAATAATAGTTTCTCTTCATTTTGTAATCAGTGGAAAACTTTGCAATTCCAACATATTTACTTTGCACAAACATCacatattgaaataatacaaaCGACCTCTGCGATTATGCACTGTGCAAAGCACGACATATGCAATTCTGACGAGGATGACATAAATATAGATCCACTTGTGGAGAATAACACGAGAAACACTACAGCGCAACACTTTGCAGATGAACGTATGCGGAGAAGAATCGGTTGTCTATATCTGCTATATGTAACTTACTTTAAACAACCTACAGAACGTTACGTTAAAATTGAATGCAATCTAAATACTtggaaatcaataaaaaacttCATAGACTCCTTGCCATTAACTCCGGATATGGACGAACCTCGTTATATATTTTGGAAACTATTACAAGTCGGTGCATTTTGTTTCACAGCTTTAAATTATTGTGTAGGCTTGGAGGATTTTGTTGATTACGATAATTTGAATGATGAAGATAATGTAGACTTTTGTCAGaagaataataacaaaggaCTCGGACAGCAATTACAAGATTATCCAGCAATTCAACGCATATTACCCGCGTTAACAGTGCTTGAAGATGGTTACAATGAAATGAAGGAAATGTTAGTGAACACAAGTAGAAGTGGTATGCATAAGCAATCCCTGCCAGCAACAACGATTTTCAAAAGTATGGAGgagtgttttaaaaatattcaggcTATAGTTGAAGATGGTGAGGGAAAAGAAAGTACAAAACGAAATTTGAAGCGTAAAAGTTTCACTaataatcaaaatgaaaaagaaaggGAACTAGTCAGTGGTGCAAGTGAGAGctcttcaaagaaaaataaaacagttaGAAGAATGTCTGCGCGAACAGTATTCACCGATGAATTGCCAGACGATTTATTAGATGATCTGCAAGAGCAAGAATCCATAGTAAGCACGGAAGATCAAGATTTGTCTGATGTTGAACAATCAACTGAAGAAAATGTGTCTGATGAGACGAATGCTCATTTAACAGAAACTCAAGAAAATGGTGAGCAAGAGGGTGATGTCCATGTAAAGAGTAATGGAAAAGAAGTAATTGAGCAGCAATTAAATGAACTATTAGAAATAGAACTAAACAAAGAATGA
- the LOC120776597 gene encoding methyltransferase-like protein 23, with amino-acid sequence MTSGYQVSEESDNEQTTTAVATVTATTSTAGTQIASVGAGSNEIPEHIRKFVFTNQNTVISSDTTALTEPLEKVEVQIPELLQSGYSFYTWPCAPVLAWFLWENRRNLVGKRVLELGAGTALPGILAAKCGARVILSDSCILPKSLAHIRKSCLANNLVPGQDIEVIGLSWGLLLNSVFNIGPLDLIIGADCFYDPSVFEDILVTISFLLERNKDAKFICTYQERSADWSIEALLKKWKLRSVPIIIDNLGKSSGVDLLELMGNHTIHLLEITKER; translated from the exons atgaCTAGTGGTTATCAAGTGAGCGAAGAAAGTGATAACgagcaaacaacaacagctgtgGCAACggtgacagcaacaacaagtactGCAGGTACACAAATCGCAAGTGTAGGTGCTGGTAGTAACGAAATTCCTGAGCatattagaaaatttgtatttaccaATCAGAATACTGTAATCTCAAGCGATACCACTGCATTAACAGAACCTCTGGAAAAAGTAGAAGTTCAAATACCTGAG CTCTTACAAAGTGGTTACTCCTTCTATACTTGGCCGTGTGCTCCGGTATTGGCTTGGTTTTTGTGGGAAAATCGTCGAAATCTTGTAGGCAAGCGCGTGCTCGAATTAGGTGCAGGCACAGCACTTCCTGGTATATTGGCTGCTAAATGCGGTGCACGTGTTATACTTAGCGACAGTTGTATATTGCCAAAATCATTAGCACACATACGCAAATCTTGCTTAGCAAATAATCTTGTACCAGGACAAGATATTGAAGTTATCGGTCTCAGTTGGGGTTTGCTACTGAACAGTGTTTTCAACATAGGACCCCTTGATTTGATAATAGGAGCAGATTGCTTTTACGACCCAAGTGTCTTTGAAGACATACTTGTAACCATTTCGTTTTTACTTGAAAGAAACAAAGACGCAAAGTTTATTTGCACATATCAAGAACGTAGTGCCGATTGGTCTATCGAGGCGTTGTTAAAAAAGTGGAAGCTTCGATCAGTACCTATCATTATCGACAACTTGGGTAAAAGTTCTGGAGTTGACCTCTTGGAATTAATGGGCAATCATACTATACATCTACTTGAAATCACAAAGGAGCGGTGA
- the LOC120776600 gene encoding SRA stem-loop-interacting RNA-binding protein, mitochondrial: protein MSGVARNSYKLFVGNLPWTIGQKELQSYFSNFGHVANAAVVFDKQLGFSKGYGFVSFSSRDGFNSASNKNTHFIEGRVLKVQPANS from the coding sequence ATGTCTGGCGTAGCACGCAATTCTTATAAACTGTTTGTTGGTAATCTACCATGGACCATTGGCCAAAAAGAATTACAatcatatttttccaattttggtCACGTCGCAAATGCCGCCGTTGTTTTTGATAAACAGCTAGGCTTCTCAAAGGGATATGGTTTCGTATCATTTAGCAGTCGCGATGGATTTAATAGTGCTTCtaataaaaatacacatttcATCGAAGGACGAGTACTCAAAGTGCAGCCAGCCAACTCTTAA
- the LOC120776579 gene encoding dihydroorotate dehydrogenase (quinone), mitochondrial: MRLSHLLNAMTAREPVLPRRKNKLKSLLIVTTGATIFYAGFCIYKGNEKFYKNTLMPLSRYLPAETSHKLAVLACKYKVFPASSLPDSHNLAVTFFDKGITNPIGIAAGFDKQGEAVEGLHKLGFGFVEIGSVTPEPQPGNPVPRVFRLINDEAIINRYGFNSEGHRVVFERLNELRNVRGFNGVLGVNLGKNKTSESPISDYVNGVKVFGPIADYLVVNVSSPNTPGLRDLQGKKELEQLLTAIIEARNSLTVNNKIPIFLKISPDITKQDINDIVSVINKKKCCVEGLIVSNTTITRDNLKEVEVAKEVGGLSGPPIRSKSTQIIAEVYAQTGGKIPIIGVGGISSGQDALEKLEAGASYLQFYTAFIYEGPPVVQRIKRELSQLLADKGYTSVKDAVGKNYKSYLNK; encoded by the exons atgagACTATCACATTTGCTGAATGCAATGACGGCGAGAGAACCAGTTTTGCCGCGACGAAag AACAAACTTAAATCTTTGTTGATTGTGACCACAGGCGCAACTATATTCTATGCGGGGTTTTGTATTTACAAAGgcaatgaaaaattttacaagaaCACTTTAATGCCCTTATCACGCTATTTGCCGGCGGAAACAAGTCATAAATTGGCCGTTCTGGCTTGTAAATATAAAGTGTTTCCAGCCTCGTCACTTCCAGACTCACATAATTTG gCTGTTACATTTTTTGATAAAGGCATAACGAATCCAATCGGCATTGCTGCTGGCTTTGATAAGCAAGGTGAAGCTGTAGAGGGCTTACACAAATTAGGATTTGGTTTCGTAGAAATTGGTTCAGTAACCCCAGAACCGCAGCCCGGCAATCCAGTACCACGAGTTTTTCGTTTGATTAACGATGAAGCTATTATAAATCGTTATGGATTCAATAGTGAAGGACATCGGGTGGTGTTTGAGCGCTTAAATGAACTAAGGAATGTGCGAGGTTTCAACGGAGTACTGGGTGTCAACCTAGGTAAAAATAAAACGTCGGAATCTCCGATTTCAGATTACGTGAATGGTGTAAAAGTGTTTGGTCCCATTGCTGATTATTTGGTTGTTAATGTGAGTAGTCCAAATACTCCAGGTTTACGAGATTTACAAGGAAAAAAGGAGTTGGAACAGTTGCTAACAGCGATAATTGAAGCGCGCAATTCATTGACggttaataataaaatacctatatttttgaaaatttccccAGATATTACTAAACAAGATATAAATGACATTGTTAGtgttataaacaagaaaaaatgttgcgTTGAAGGATTAATAGTTTCcaatacaacaataacacgTGATAATTTGAAGGAAGTTGAGGTGGCTAAAGAGGTTGGTGGTTTGAGTGGCCCACCTATACGTTCCAAATCGACCCAAATAATTGCTGAAGTATATGCACAAACAGGCGGTAAAATCCCCATAATTGGTGTCGGCGGCATTTCTTCAGGTCAGGATGCGTTAGAAAAGTTAGAGGCAGGAGCCTCCTATTTGCAATTCTATACTGCCTTTATATATGAAGGACCGCCGGTTGTGCAACGCATTAAAAGAGAGCTATCTCAATTGCTGGCTGATAAAGGGTATACGAGCGTGAAGGATGCCGTgggcaaaaattacaaaagttaCCTTAATAAATga
- the LOC120777838 gene encoding copper homeostasis protein cutC homolog: MSSIDIKLEVCVDSIASALAAAEGGASRIELCSALTEGGLTPSPGTLKTLKELITIPIYCMLRPRRGNDFNYSNAEIEAILLDLDILRSHGADGFVFGALTEQRSIDVKKCQRVLERAGGTPLTFHRAFDLTNPQLMHENVNIIKELGFKRLLSSGFRVTAIEGSDNLAQLIAKHRDIIIMPGAGISVSNLDELLTITKCVEFHASAQAAAGAITNNGGVASMDCDVTMGKQDVSPYATTDVNVVRRMVTIAMAAK; the protein is encoded by the coding sequence ATGTCctcaatcgatataaagttagaggtgtgtgtcgattcaATTGCTTCGGCACTAGCCGCGGCCGAGGGCGGTGCTTCACGCATTGAACTATGTTCCGCGCTAACTGAAGGAGGCTTAACGCCTTCACCAGGAACACTGAAAACACTTAAGGAACTTATAACCATACCAATTTATTGCATGCTACGACCAAGACGAGGAAATGATTTCAATTACTCAAATGCAGAAATAGAAGCGATATTGCTTGATTTGGATATACTACGTTCCCATGGCGCTGATGGATTTGTCTTTGGCGCACTTACCGAACAGCGTTCCATCGATGTGAAAAAATGTCAACGTGTTTTGGAGCGCGCTGGAGGCACGCCACTTACATTCCATCGTGCATTCGATCTCACTAATCCACAATTAATGCATGAAAATGTCAACATAATAAAAGAATTAGGTTTTAAACGTTTGCTCAGTAGCGGTTTTCGCGTCACCGCTATCGAGGGTAGTGATAATCTAGCACAACTCATTGCTAAGCATCGTGATATAATTATAATGCCTGGTGCTGGTATTAGTGTAAGCAATTTGGATGAATTGTTAACAATTACAAAATGCGTAGAATTTCATGCTTCTGCACAGGCAGCAGCTGGCGCGATAACCAATAATGGCGGCGTGGCGAGCATGGATTGCGATGTAACAATGGGTAAGCAAGACGTGTCTCCCTACGCGACAACAGACGTTAATGTGGTACGTAGAATGGTTACCATCGCAATGGCagcaaaataa
- the LOC120771705 gene encoding V-type proton ATPase subunit E: protein MALSDADVQKQIKHMMAFIEQEANEKAEEIDAKAEEEFNIEKGRLVQQQRLKIMEYYEKKEKQVELQKKIQSSNMLNQARLKVLKVREDHVRNVLDEARRRLGEVTKNPSEYKEVLQKLILQALYQAMEPSVTLRCRQADIGLINEVLPATVEEYKQQIGKDVNVHIDTDNHLSADTCGGIELIALNGRLKVPNTLESRLELIAQQLVPEIRNALFGRNVNRKFTD, encoded by the exons atGGCACTCAGCGACGCAGATGTACAAAAACAG ATCAAGCATATGATGGCTTTCATTGAGCAGGAAGCCAATGAAAAAGCTGAAGAAATTGATGCTAAAGCAGAGGAAGAATTTAACATTGAGAAGGGACGTCTTGTGCAACAACAACGCCTTAAGATTATGGAATACTATGAAAAGAAGGAGAAACAAGTTGAACTGCAAAAGAAGATTCAATCATCGAATATGCTGAATCAAGCTCGTTTGAag GTACTGAAAGTGCGTGAAGATCATGTGCGCAATGTGTTAGATGAAGCACGTCGTCGCCTTGGTGAAGTTACCAAGAATCCCAGTGAATACAAAGAGGTATTGCAGAAACTTATCTTGCAAGCGCTGTACCAGGCCATGGAGCCGAGTGTCACCCTACGCTGCCGTCAGGCCGATATTGGTCTAATAAATGAAGTGCTGCCCGCCACTGTTGAAGAATATAAGCAACAAATTGGCAAAGatgtaaatgtacatattgATACGGATAATCATCTTTCGGCAGACACCTGCGGTGGAATCGAGTTGATTGCGCTTAATGGACGTCTAAAg gtgCCCAACACCCTGGAGTCCAGATTAGAATTGATTGCGCAACAACTTGTGCCAGAAATTCGTAACGCTTTGTTCGGTCGCAATGTCAATCGTAAATTCAccgattaa